In Longimicrobium sp., a single genomic region encodes these proteins:
- a CDS encoding chemotaxis protein CheA, translating to MELSQYGELFLSESREHISAINHLLLALEQNPGAGEPVEGMFRAVHTIKGMSATMGYRAVADLAHEMENLMDSVRQGRVSPGPEMVDLLFAAADALERAVELAVEEGDGEQPEMAALLARLRAAAGDDRRAPVEAPAPEGGPPAEHVEGALVVRLRVAPDSMLPGVRAFLALRRARELGETFSLHPPEAALMEEGFDGALTFLLRTELNPDEIRAALLAVGEISEAQVHEDRRGTAAPALPEAESTAGAAAKVRNIRVDLRRLDALMNGVGELVIVRDRLRTLARDAAPELVEAVDQASRLVGELQGEIMRARLAPVGQVFDRFPRLVRDAARSLGKKVEFVMEGEEIELDRSMLDEIGDPLVHLLRNALDHGIESPEERRAAGKPDKGTLLLSAARERSRIVIRVEEDGRGIQRERVLRKAVALGLVAEADAAAMGDDEVRRLVMRPGFSTAERVTDVSGRGVGLDVVATRVRALGGMLEIDSEPGRGTVFTLQLPQTLAIVRALLVRQSGETYALPLTHVGETVHLLEHEVGSVKGRPVAFLRDEVIPLVTLRSLLNTNGAGPEGGKRPAVLLEVGEQRVGLEVDALVGQQEIVVKSFDATADTLRLFSGATILSDGRPALILDAGSLLGAAS from the coding sequence ATGGAACTCTCCCAGTACGGCGAACTCTTCCTCAGCGAATCGCGCGAGCACATCTCCGCGATCAACCACCTTCTCCTTGCCCTGGAGCAGAACCCCGGGGCGGGGGAGCCGGTGGAGGGGATGTTCAGGGCCGTGCACACCATCAAGGGGATGTCGGCGACGATGGGGTACCGCGCCGTCGCCGACCTGGCCCACGAGATGGAGAACCTGATGGACAGCGTCCGCCAGGGGCGCGTCTCGCCGGGGCCGGAGATGGTGGACCTTCTCTTCGCCGCCGCCGACGCGCTGGAGAGGGCGGTGGAGCTGGCCGTGGAGGAGGGGGACGGGGAGCAGCCCGAGATGGCCGCGCTCCTCGCACGCCTGCGCGCCGCCGCGGGCGACGACCGCCGCGCGCCCGTGGAGGCGCCGGCGCCGGAGGGCGGGCCGCCGGCGGAGCACGTGGAGGGCGCGCTGGTGGTGCGGCTGCGCGTGGCGCCGGACTCCATGCTGCCGGGGGTGAGGGCCTTCCTGGCGCTGCGCAGGGCGCGCGAGCTGGGCGAGACTTTTTCGCTGCACCCGCCCGAGGCGGCGCTGATGGAGGAGGGGTTCGACGGCGCCCTGACCTTTCTCCTGCGCACCGAGCTGAACCCGGACGAGATCCGCGCCGCGCTGCTGGCGGTCGGGGAGATCTCGGAGGCGCAGGTGCACGAGGACCGGCGCGGGACGGCGGCGCCCGCGCTTCCCGAGGCGGAGAGCACGGCAGGGGCGGCGGCCAAGGTCCGCAACATCCGCGTGGACCTGCGCCGGCTGGACGCGCTCATGAACGGCGTCGGCGAGCTGGTGATCGTGCGCGACCGGCTGCGCACCCTGGCCCGCGACGCGGCGCCCGAGCTGGTGGAGGCGGTAGACCAGGCGTCGCGCCTGGTGGGCGAGCTGCAGGGCGAGATCATGCGCGCCCGCCTCGCCCCCGTGGGCCAGGTGTTCGACCGCTTCCCGCGCCTGGTGCGCGACGCGGCGCGCTCGCTGGGCAAGAAGGTGGAGTTCGTGATGGAGGGGGAGGAGATCGAGCTGGACCGCTCCATGCTCGACGAGATCGGCGACCCGCTGGTGCACCTCCTGCGCAACGCGCTCGACCACGGCATCGAATCGCCCGAGGAGCGGCGCGCGGCGGGGAAGCCGGATAAGGGGACGCTCCTCCTCTCCGCCGCCCGCGAAAGGTCGCGCATCGTCATCCGCGTGGAAGAGGACGGGCGCGGCATCCAGCGCGAGCGCGTGCTGCGCAAGGCGGTGGCGCTGGGGCTGGTGGCCGAGGCGGACGCCGCCGCCATGGGCGACGACGAGGTGCGGCGGCTGGTGATGAGGCCCGGCTTCTCCACCGCCGAGCGGGTGACCGACGTTTCGGGCCGTGGCGTGGGGCTGGACGTGGTCGCCACGCGGGTCCGCGCGCTGGGCGGGATGCTGGAGATCGACAGCGAGCCGGGGCGCGGCACCGTCTTCACCCTCCAGCTCCCGCAGACGCTCGCCATCGTGCGCGCGCTGCTGGTGAGGCAGAGCGGCGAGACCTACGCCCTCCCCCTCACGCACGTGGGCGAGACGGTGCACCTGCTGGAGCACGAGGTGGGGAGCGTGAAGGGGCGCCCTGTCGCCTTCCTGCGCGACGAGGTGATCCCCCTGGTGACGCTCCGCTCGCTGCTGAACACCAACGGGGCGGGGCCGGAGGGCGGCAAGCGGCCGGCCGTCCTGCTGGAAGTGGGGGAGCAGCGAGTGGGGCTGGAAGTGGATGCCCTGGTGGGGCAGCAGGAAATCGTGGTCAAGTCGTTCGACGCCACGGCCGACACGTTGCGCCTCTTCTCCGGGGCCACCATCCTCTCCGACGGGCGTCCCGCGCTCATCCTGGACGCCGGAAGCCTCCTCGGCGCAGCGTCCTGA